One window from the genome of Variovorax sp. PAMC26660 encodes:
- a CDS encoding DUF349 domain-containing protein produces MTSTSSKPNDLQALDTLTGGAFTAPTSGERSARIRDWLAGNPAPEQMQEVFKELSGRDKGAARLLREKLDELKRAKGQEAMAAEWSQKAEGLLGQSKLNIADALAWQRDAAKAGAPLSREPLAGLKLKLAERVKGIEDLQHRAQVHREAAVLLAQRFEVLSTKGWQDAQAAEESLRADVVHWQQQATEITSDANWNSLDAKFAPQLESSKSQLLVVSDAFHGALALAIAAAADAAAPLPPVPVWADELRAARGEVVAPKAAAPARPAAPKVDPAVRAAAQDAVQAALAKLEQETAEGHGKASAGAAAALRAVLKEHGKLVEAALEARVHAALVAAGELEGWQRWSADKVREDLVAKAEGLLKRPEGQALGGRKMQETLRALRDQWKQSDQGGVPNHALWKRFDEACNEAHKVVEAWLEKVRADAAEHRAHRVALIEEVKAWAAEHAGASDLKAHNRALHQFADRWRDGGHVGEKVFAELQPLWNEAFGAARAPFETAQKASVERRQAMIAEAVELGAQPMLRIDAVKALQQRWQAEAQGVPLDRRHEQKMWDAFRAPIDEAFNRKTAEREKASSAMSEHDRHVLDASKALDAANAGGDVQKIRAAIARLEGALRGEAPSPAPKAEQRAAATSDGPSVGATDVVAPGQAAAEFGESAEQAPSPSDAQASPAAHADAAQAAAPDLVAPADGADASARSDSEAHDAGEAAAVESPAPAAAPKAPPKPVVAMRGDDRPSSKKNEAAPAARGGPGGRFGDRRDGGRPGPGGPGRPGGDRGAPRSDARGDRGGPGGPGGRFGDRPPQFEDRGPRLGDAAFRAQREALERADMALRKLAAQAHGEALTQVLGAWEQRDAARLPSVQELGRAVSPVVRSGWSQAIGSAPTAAASDAAEALLRLEMAAEVPTPAEQLDARRALQLKLLTKRGDPAPAQTWGQDAGKVLAAAHDASSARRLQNALKALLRK; encoded by the coding sequence GTGACCTCTACTTCTTCCAAGCCCAACGACCTTCAGGCCCTCGACACGCTCACCGGCGGCGCCTTCACCGCGCCGACCTCCGGCGAGCGTTCCGCGCGCATCCGCGACTGGCTCGCGGGCAACCCCGCGCCCGAGCAAATGCAGGAAGTCTTCAAGGAGCTGAGCGGTCGCGACAAGGGCGCCGCGCGCCTGCTGCGCGAAAAGCTCGATGAGCTCAAGCGCGCCAAGGGCCAGGAAGCCATGGCTGCGGAATGGTCGCAAAAGGCCGAAGGGCTGCTGGGCCAGTCCAAGCTCAACATCGCCGACGCCCTGGCTTGGCAGCGTGACGCTGCCAAGGCCGGCGCACCGCTGTCGCGTGAACCGCTGGCCGGGCTGAAGCTCAAGCTGGCCGAGCGCGTCAAGGGTATCGAAGACCTGCAACACCGTGCCCAGGTGCACCGCGAAGCCGCCGTGCTGCTGGCGCAGCGCTTTGAAGTGCTGTCCACCAAGGGCTGGCAGGACGCCCAGGCGGCCGAGGAATCGCTGCGCGCCGACGTCGTTCACTGGCAGCAGCAGGCGACGGAAATCACCTCCGACGCCAACTGGAACAGCCTGGACGCCAAGTTCGCGCCGCAGCTCGAATCGTCGAAGTCGCAACTGCTGGTGGTGTCCGATGCCTTCCATGGCGCGCTGGCGCTGGCAATTGCCGCTGCTGCCGATGCCGCAGCCCCGCTGCCGCCCGTGCCCGTGTGGGCCGACGAGCTGCGCGCCGCGCGTGGCGAAGTCGTGGCACCCAAGGCCGCCGCACCCGCACGGCCCGCAGCACCCAAGGTCGACCCGGCCGTGCGCGCTGCTGCGCAAGACGCCGTGCAAGCCGCCCTCGCCAAGCTCGAACAGGAAACCGCCGAAGGCCACGGCAAGGCCAGCGCCGGCGCGGCCGCCGCCCTGCGTGCTGTGCTCAAGGAGCACGGCAAGCTGGTCGAGGCCGCGCTGGAAGCCCGCGTGCATGCCGCGCTGGTGGCCGCCGGCGAACTCGAAGGCTGGCAGCGCTGGAGCGCCGACAAGGTCCGCGAAGACCTCGTCGCCAAGGCCGAAGGCCTGCTCAAGCGGCCTGAAGGCCAGGCCCTCGGCGGCCGCAAGATGCAGGAAACCCTGCGCGCGCTGCGCGACCAATGGAAGCAGTCCGATCAAGGCGGCGTGCCGAACCACGCGCTCTGGAAGCGCTTCGACGAAGCCTGCAACGAAGCCCACAAAGTGGTCGAGGCCTGGCTCGAAAAGGTTCGCGCCGACGCTGCCGAGCACCGCGCGCATCGCGTGGCGCTGATCGAAGAGGTCAAGGCCTGGGCTGCAGAGCATGCCGGCGCCTCCGACCTGAAGGCACACAACCGCGCGCTGCACCAGTTCGCCGACCGCTGGCGCGATGGCGGCCATGTGGGCGAGAAGGTGTTTGCCGAACTGCAGCCCCTGTGGAACGAAGCTTTCGGTGCCGCCCGTGCACCCTTCGAGACCGCGCAGAAGGCCAGCGTCGAACGCCGCCAGGCCATGATCGCCGAGGCCGTCGAACTCGGCGCCCAGCCGATGCTGCGCATCGACGCCGTCAAGGCGCTGCAGCAGCGCTGGCAGGCCGAGGCGCAAGGTGTGCCGCTCGACCGCCGCCATGAACAGAAGATGTGGGACGCCTTCCGTGCGCCCATCGACGAAGCCTTCAACCGCAAGACCGCCGAGCGCGAAAAGGCGTCGTCCGCAATGAGCGAGCACGACCGCCATGTGCTCGACGCGTCCAAGGCGCTCGATGCCGCCAACGCCGGCGGCGACGTGCAGAAGATTCGCGCTGCCATCGCCCGCCTCGAAGGTGCACTGCGCGGCGAGGCACCGTCTCCGGCGCCGAAGGCCGAGCAGCGCGCAGCGGCGACCAGCGATGGTCCGTCCGTGGGCGCAACCGACGTGGTCGCGCCCGGCCAGGCCGCTGCCGAGTTTGGCGAAAGCGCCGAGCAGGCACCGAGCCCGAGCGATGCGCAAGCATCGCCGGCCGCCCATGCCGACGCTGCGCAAGCTGCTGCACCTGATCTCGTGGCCCCCGCTGACGGCGCCGATGCCTCGGCACGCTCGGACAGCGAGGCGCACGACGCTGGCGAAGCCGCTGCGGTCGAAAGCCCGGCCCCGGCTGCCGCACCCAAGGCGCCCCCCAAGCCTGTCGTGGCCATGCGTGGCGACGATCGTCCCAGCAGCAAGAAGAACGAGGCCGCACCGGCTGCCCGTGGTGGCCCTGGCGGTCGTTTCGGCGACCGGCGCGACGGTGGCCGGCCCGGTCCGGGCGGCCCGGGTCGTCCTGGTGGCGATCGCGGTGCACCTCGCTCCGATGCGCGCGGTGATCGTGGCGGTCCCGGCGGCCCCGGCGGGCGCTTCGGTGACCGTCCGCCGCAATTCGAGGATCGCGGCCCGCGTCTGGGCGATGCAGCCTTCCGCGCGCAGCGCGAAGCGCTCGAGCGCGCCGACATGGCGCTGCGCAAGCTGGCCGCACAGGCCCACGGCGAGGCATTGACCCAAGTGCTGGGCGCGTGGGAGCAGCGCGACGCAGCGCGCCTGCCGAGCGTTCAAGAACTCGGTCGCGCGGTTTCGCCCGTTGTGCGCAGCGGCTGGTCGCAGGCCATCGGGTCTGCGCCGACCGCCGCCGCGAGCGATGCCGCCGAAGCGCTGCTGCGCCTCGAAATGGCCGCTGAAGTGCCAACGCCCGCCGAGCAACTCGACGCGCGCCGTGCACTGCAGCTCAAGCTGCTGACGAAGCGTGGCGATCCGGCGCCGGCTCAGACCTGGGGTCAGGACGCCGGCAAGGTGCTGGCTGCGGCGCACGACGCCAGCAGCGCACGCCGCCTGCAGAACGCGCTGAAGGCTCTGCTGCGCAAGTAA
- a CDS encoding DUF748 domain-containing protein produces MDVASIKQNKWVRRGIVAVLVLLAFWVIAWLAVPPIAKSQIQKIASEKLGRQVTVGKIDFKPWTLELTLNDLRIATADGSKSQVAIQRIYADGELQSIFRLAPVIDAVTIDGPAILLTHQADGKYDIDDILAKLSAGPPPDPNAKPARFAIYNIAINGGSVDFDDQTVKRKHELRDFVLKVPFLSNLASKRDVNTEPKLAFTLNGSKFDSAAFTTPFSDNRKTDAHVQFKGLDLVPYLGYIPGGLPVRLQAGSLDADLKIGFEQGAATGLKITGTVEAHTTKVADARGRDLLGFESLKLALADVRPLESVFHLSEIALVNPQLAVARDAAGQLNLLSTDPATGATEKAAPLPTAAASAPAGKPAEKPVLKVQVDKVALSGGRIGWRDETVKPTAAVDLTELGVDVTGVTWPMEKPAQFNGSTAIAGASLKFKGSATDKVADVQTEVDALPLSLAAPYLAQSLEPTLDGKLSGQIDIAWAQPELKFKARRLSADGLALTQAKTALASVGRFELVDAEVDMTKHTLNVASFTATNPKVRIERDNEKRWMFEHWLKTPAGGGAKEAEAKVAAPKPAAAQAAQPGANTKPWALTIGTLAVDNGSLSYSDKASATPVAVEITAFKLNAQKIAPDTNTVSPLQVSGRIGSAGRSADPGRFDYKGNLVLKPLAAEGRLEIASFPAHAFKAYYADALNVDIRRAFASFRGTVRYATTPAGMSVKLAGDTALDDFRANSVSLTQSPGFDRNNNQLLSWKTLSLRGLQVSMAPNAAPAVDVRETTLTDFFARVIVDPTGRLNLLNLTKKGEAEANAAAAAAGQASTRKGPGGTTTTTRAAPPKATSGGAPVSAEAMVGGAPEPAKPVAAAAPVATAQVADTGLAPVINFGPMSLVNGKIDFTDLFVKPNYSADLSELTGKLSSFSSNPPKGEGGRPALADLELRGKAQQTAALEITGKLNPLVKPIELDITAKMRDLDLAPLSPYSVRYAGHGIERGKMSMDVNYKVAADGQLTATNKLVLNQLQFGDEVAGSTNSLPVKLAVALLADRNGVIDVDLPLSGSLNDPQFSVGPLIWKAVVNLIVKAVTAPFSLLTGGLGGGSGESSAITFEPGSSTLSTTAKESLDKVVKALTDRPTLQMTVVGTSSLEKERDAYQRQRLRQLTLAEKRRVAVRGGQTGTDVPPVTDAEYPDLLTAVYKRADITKPRNMVGLAKDLPVKEMENLLLASVPVDEESMRQLAVERGAAVRDYLLAQKLPSERLFLGAVRTTASGSDWKPGAELSLTMK; encoded by the coding sequence ATGGACGTAGCTTCGATCAAACAAAACAAATGGGTGCGACGTGGGATCGTCGCGGTGCTGGTTCTGCTGGCCTTCTGGGTCATTGCCTGGCTGGCGGTGCCCCCGATAGCCAAGAGTCAGATCCAGAAAATTGCGAGCGAGAAGCTCGGCAGGCAGGTCACGGTCGGCAAGATCGACTTCAAGCCCTGGACGCTCGAACTCACGCTGAACGACCTGCGCATTGCCACCGCCGACGGCAGCAAGTCGCAAGTGGCCATCCAGCGCATCTACGCGGACGGCGAGCTGCAATCGATCTTCCGCCTGGCGCCGGTGATCGACGCGGTCACGATCGACGGCCCCGCCATCCTGCTCACGCACCAGGCCGACGGCAAGTACGACATCGACGACATCCTGGCCAAGCTGTCGGCCGGCCCGCCGCCCGACCCCAACGCCAAGCCGGCGCGCTTTGCCATCTACAACATTGCGATCAATGGCGGCTCGGTCGATTTCGACGACCAGACCGTCAAGCGCAAGCACGAGCTGCGCGACTTCGTGCTCAAGGTTCCTTTCCTGAGCAACCTGGCCTCCAAGCGCGACGTCAACACCGAGCCCAAGCTGGCCTTCACGCTGAATGGCAGCAAGTTCGATTCGGCTGCTTTCACGACGCCCTTTTCGGACAACCGCAAGACCGACGCCCATGTGCAGTTCAAGGGCCTCGACCTGGTGCCGTACCTCGGCTACATCCCCGGTGGCCTGCCGGTGCGCTTGCAGGCAGGCAGCCTGGATGCCGACCTGAAGATCGGTTTCGAGCAGGGCGCTGCAACGGGCCTGAAGATCACCGGCACCGTCGAGGCGCACACCACCAAGGTGGCCGATGCGCGCGGTCGTGACCTGCTGGGCTTCGAGTCGCTCAAGCTGGCGCTGGCCGATGTGCGGCCGCTGGAGTCGGTGTTCCATCTGAGCGAGATCGCGCTGGTCAACCCGCAATTGGCGGTCGCCCGCGACGCGGCCGGCCAGCTCAACCTGCTGTCCACCGACCCGGCCACCGGAGCGACCGAAAAAGCGGCGCCTTTGCCCACTGCCGCAGCCAGCGCGCCCGCCGGCAAGCCCGCCGAAAAGCCCGTGCTGAAGGTACAGGTCGACAAGGTCGCCCTGAGCGGCGGGCGCATCGGCTGGCGCGACGAAACCGTCAAGCCCACGGCGGCTGTCGATCTGACCGAGCTCGGTGTTGACGTCACCGGCGTCACCTGGCCGATGGAAAAGCCGGCCCAGTTCAACGGCAGCACTGCCATCGCCGGCGCCAGCCTCAAGTTCAAGGGCAGCGCGACCGACAAGGTGGCCGATGTGCAGACCGAGGTCGATGCGCTGCCGCTGTCGCTGGCTGCACCTTATCTGGCGCAAAGCCTGGAGCCCACGCTGGACGGCAAGCTCAGCGGCCAGATCGACATTGCCTGGGCCCAGCCTGAGCTCAAGTTCAAGGCGCGCCGCCTGTCTGCCGACGGGCTGGCGCTGACCCAGGCCAAGACCGCGCTGGCCAGCGTCGGCCGCTTCGAGCTGGTCGACGCCGAAGTCGACATGACGAAGCACACGTTGAATGTGGCCTCGTTCACCGCGACCAACCCCAAGGTGCGCATCGAGCGCGACAACGAAAAGCGCTGGATGTTCGAGCACTGGCTCAAGACGCCCGCTGGTGGCGGCGCCAAGGAAGCCGAAGCCAAGGTGGCCGCGCCCAAGCCCGCTGCCGCACAAGCGGCGCAGCCCGGCGCCAACACCAAGCCGTGGGCGCTGACCATCGGCACCCTGGCGGTCGACAACGGCAGCCTCTCCTATTCAGACAAGGCGAGCGCGACGCCGGTGGCGGTCGAGATCACGGCCTTCAAGCTCAACGCCCAGAAAATCGCGCCGGACACCAACACGGTTTCGCCGCTGCAGGTGTCGGGGCGCATCGGTTCCGCGGGCCGCTCGGCCGATCCGGGGCGCTTCGACTACAAGGGTAACCTCGTGCTGAAGCCGCTGGCGGCTGAAGGACGTCTGGAGATTGCGTCCTTCCCCGCCCACGCCTTCAAGGCCTACTACGCCGACGCGCTCAACGTCGACATCCGCCGCGCCTTTGCGAGCTTTCGCGGCACGGTGCGCTATGCGACCACCCCGGCGGGCATGAGCGTTAAGCTGGCCGGCGATACCGCGCTCGACGACTTCCGCGCCAACAGCGTTTCGCTGACCCAGTCGCCCGGCTTCGACCGCAACAACAACCAATTGTTGAGCTGGAAGACCCTGAGCCTGCGCGGCCTGCAGGTCAGCATGGCGCCCAACGCCGCGCCGGCTGTGGACGTGCGAGAAACCACGCTGACCGACTTCTTCGCCCGCGTGATCGTCGACCCCACCGGCCGGCTCAACCTGCTGAACCTGACCAAGAAGGGCGAGGCCGAAGCCAACGCCGCTGCAGCAGCCGCTGGCCAAGCCAGCACCCGCAAGGGCCCAGGCGGCACCACCACCACGACCCGCGCGGCGCCGCCGAAGGCGACGTCGGGCGGCGCGCCGGTGTCGGCCGAAGCCATGGTCGGCGGCGCACCCGAGCCCGCCAAGCCTGTGGCGGCCGCTGCGCCGGTTGCCACGGCGCAGGTCGCCGACACGGGCCTCGCACCGGTCATCAACTTCGGCCCGATGAGCCTGGTCAACGGCAAGATCGACTTCACCGACCTGTTCGTCAAGCCCAACTACTCGGCCGATCTCAGCGAGCTGACCGGCAAGCTCAGCTCGTTCTCGTCGAATCCGCCGAAGGGCGAGGGCGGCCGGCCCGCGCTGGCGGACCTCGAACTGCGCGGCAAGGCGCAGCAGACGGCGGCGCTGGAAATCACCGGCAAACTCAATCCGCTGGTCAAGCCGATCGAACTCGACATCACCGCCAAGATGCGTGACCTCGACCTGGCGCCGCTGTCGCCGTACTCGGTGCGCTACGCCGGCCACGGCATCGAGCGCGGCAAGATGAGCATGGACGTCAACTACAAGGTGGCGGCCGATGGCCAACTGACAGCCACCAACAAGCTGGTGCTCAACCAGCTGCAGTTCGGCGATGAAGTCGCTGGCTCCACCAACAGCCTGCCGGTGAAACTGGCCGTGGCGCTGCTGGCCGATCGCAACGGTGTGATCGACGTCGACCTGCCGCTCAGCGGCTCGCTCAACGACCCGCAGTTCAGCGTCGGCCCGCTGATCTGGAAGGCCGTGGTCAACCTGATCGTCAAAGCAGTCACGGCGCCGTTCAGCCTGCTCACGGGCGGGCTGGGCGGCGGCAGCGGCGAATCGAGCGCCATCACCTTCGAGCCCGGCAGTTCGACGCTCAGCACCACGGCCAAGGAAAGCCTGGACAAGGTCGTGAAGGCCCTGACCGACCGGCCCACCTTGCAGATGACCGTGGTCGGTACCTCCAGCCTCGAAAAAGAACGCGACGCCTACCAGCGCCAGCGACTGCGCCAGCTCACGCTGGCCGAGAAGCGCCGCGTCGCGGTGCGCGGCGGCCAGACCGGCACCGACGTGCCGCCGGTCACCGATGCCGAGTACCCCGATCTGCTGACCGCCGTCTACAAGCGCGCCGACATCACCAAGCCGCGCAACATGGTCGGCCTTGCCAAGGACTTGCCCGTCAAGGAAATGGAAAACCTGTTGCTCGCGAGCGTGCCGGTCGACGAAGAGTCGATGCGGCAACTCGCGGTCGAACGCGGCGCTGCCGTGCGCGACTACCTGCTCGCGCAGAAGCTGCCGAGCGAACGTTTGTTCCTGGGTGCTGTGCGCACCACGGCCAGCGGCTCCGACTGGAAGCCGGGCGCCGAGCTCAGCCTGACCATGAAGTGA
- a CDS encoding lytic transglycosylase domain-containing protein: protein MNKAFDATARGLRTFVSDVADGFFEITHNGFALVGLAIVFAALALVARPDLRKTGEEQLMGWLQSRKPAPEATDLEPTAIERTTAASPSELPKQQAAVAYWLSKKYRVAAEPLSVLVAEAYGIGKRTKIDPTLILAIMAVESSFNPFAQSQVGAQGLMQVMTRVHGDKYESAGGTLTAFDPVTNMRVGVKVLQECIARAGSLEGGLRYYVGAANLEDDGGYASKVMAEHERLLQVANGRAPSVTPPGVRAQPMPVVAPAKPEEGSEPAKVALLSAVS, encoded by the coding sequence ATGAACAAGGCGTTTGATGCCACAGCCCGCGGGCTAAGGACCTTTGTGTCCGATGTGGCAGACGGCTTTTTTGAAATCACCCATAACGGGTTTGCACTGGTCGGTCTGGCCATCGTGTTCGCGGCCCTCGCCCTCGTGGCGCGGCCCGATCTGCGCAAGACCGGCGAGGAACAATTGATGGGCTGGCTGCAGTCGCGCAAGCCTGCGCCTGAAGCCACCGACCTCGAGCCCACCGCCATCGAGCGCACCACGGCCGCGAGCCCCAGCGAGCTGCCCAAGCAGCAAGCTGCGGTGGCCTACTGGCTGAGCAAGAAGTACCGCGTGGCCGCCGAGCCGCTCAGCGTGCTGGTCGCCGAGGCCTATGGCATCGGCAAGCGCACGAAGATCGACCCGACGCTGATCCTCGCGATCATGGCCGTCGAATCCAGCTTCAACCCCTTCGCGCAGAGCCAGGTGGGCGCGCAAGGCCTGATGCAGGTCATGACTCGCGTGCACGGCGACAAGTACGAAAGCGCGGGCGGCACGCTCACCGCCTTCGACCCGGTGACCAACATGCGCGTCGGTGTGAAGGTGTTGCAGGAATGCATCGCCCGTGCCGGCTCGCTCGAAGGCGGCCTGCGCTACTACGTCGGCGCAGCCAACCTCGAGGACGACGGCGGCTACGCCAGCAAGGTGATGGCCGAGCATGAACGCCTGCTGCAAGTGGCCAATGGCCGCGCGCCGTCGGTCACGCCGCCGGGCGTGCGCGCCCAGCCGATGCCGGTGGTGGCTCCGGCCAAGCCGGAAGAAGGCTCGGAGCCTGCCAAGGTCGCCCTGCTTTCCGCCGTTTCCTGA